A genome region from Methanomicrobiales archaeon includes the following:
- a CDS encoding RNA methyltransferase has protein sequence MADVEIVLVEPLNEGNVGFAARAMKNFGFEHLVLVNPCPLGGMARACASHARDVLENARIATFGEVYENSDIMVATTGEVSRSVCTSMRMPYYSPRELREILEEIGGRVAILFGRENWGLNNDEVAMSDLICTIPASEAYPILNLSHAVAIVCYELANLPRGAYPVASRLEMDHLYSHIDQFLNRIEHPAFKRENTMLMARRILARTKLTTREVSTLHGILRRAEWHINKGKTRKTEI, from the coding sequence ATGGCCGACGTCGAGATCGTGCTGGTGGAGCCCCTGAACGAAGGGAACGTGGGGTTCGCCGCGCGCGCCATGAAGAACTTCGGCTTCGAGCACCTGGTCCTCGTCAACCCCTGCCCCCTCGGGGGCATGGCACGAGCCTGTGCATCCCATGCGAGAGACGTTCTTGAGAACGCCCGAATCGCCACGTTCGGGGAGGTGTACGAGAACTCTGACATCATGGTCGCGACGACGGGCGAGGTGAGCCGATCCGTATGCACCTCCATGCGCATGCCCTACTACAGCCCGCGGGAACTACGGGAGATCCTGGAGGAGATCGGGGGAAGAGTCGCCATCCTTTTCGGGCGGGAGAACTGGGGCCTCAACAACGACGAGGTGGCGATGTCCGATCTCATCTGCACCATTCCCGCATCGGAGGCGTACCCGATCCTGAACCTCTCCCATGCCGTTGCCATCGTCTGCTACGAACTGGCCAATCTTCCCCGCGGCGCCTATCCGGTTGCGAGCCGGCTTGAGATGGACCACCTCTACAGCCATATCGACCAGTTTCTGAATCGGATCGAGCATCCCGCCTTCAAACGGGAGAACACCATGCTCATGGCTCGCAGGATCCTGGCCCGAACGAAACTCACCACCCGCGAGGTGAGCACCCTGCACGGGATTCTCCGCCGCGCCGAGTGGCATATCAATAAGGGTAAGACCAGAAAGACCGAGATCTGA
- the dcd gene encoding dCTP deaminase, producing MILVDWQIVDRIRRGHIRVEPFDAKYVQPNSLDIRLGDHFVWYERGDAVIDPYDRETVVCGVRQMHAPSIDIPPGLFVLAETLETIGLPDNIVASIEGKSSIARLGIELHQTGGWIDAGFRGTITLEMCNVNQRPVRVYAGMPIGQLVFYTTERAERPYNLKEDAKYRDQRQATLSRYHENPRDCLH from the coding sequence ATGATCCTTGTCGACTGGCAGATCGTTGATCGAATCCGCAGGGGGCATATCCGCGTGGAGCCCTTCGACGCGAAGTACGTGCAGCCCAACTCCCTGGATATCCGCCTCGGGGATCACTTCGTCTGGTACGAGCGGGGGGATGCGGTTATCGATCCCTATGACCGGGAAACCGTCGTCTGCGGCGTCCGGCAGATGCACGCCCCTTCGATCGATATCCCGCCGGGTCTGTTCGTGCTGGCAGAGACGCTGGAGACGATCGGACTCCCGGACAACATCGTGGCGAGCATCGAGGGCAAGAGCAGTATCGCCCGGCTCGGCATTGAACTGCATCAGACGGGGGGCTGGATCGACGCCGGCTTTCGCGGCACGATTACGCTCGAGATGTGCAATGTCAACCAGCGCCCCGTGCGGGTGTACGCGGGGATGCCGATCGGTCAGCTCGTATTCTACACGACGGAGCGCGCCGAACGGCCTTACAACCTGAAGGAGGATGCGAAGTACCGGGACCAGCGCCAGGCGACGCTCTCCCGCTACCACGAGAACCCGAGAGACTGTTTGCATTAA
- the gatC gene encoding Asp-tRNA(Asn)/Glu-tRNA(Gln) amidotransferase subunit GatC — protein sequence MVSSQEVKHIAELADIGITGEELEEFTRQFNGILEYFGILDRVPGAGSVRSAACNVMREDDVVPSLSHEDVVRLGGETEDGYIRAPRVM from the coding sequence GTGGTATCCAGTCAAGAGGTAAAGCACATCGCGGAACTGGCGGACATCGGGATCACGGGGGAGGAGCTCGAGGAGTTCACCCGGCAGTTCAACGGCATCCTGGAGTATTTCGGCATCCTGGACCGGGTGCCCGGGGCGGGATCCGTCCGCTCCGCGGCGTGCAACGTGATGCGGGAGGATGACGTCGTCCCCTCCCTGTCCCACGAGGACGTGGTGCGCCTGGGCGGCGAGACGGAGGACGGGTATATCAGGGCCCCCAGAGTGATGTGA
- the gatA gene encoding Asp-tRNA(Asn)/Glu-tRNA(Gln) amidotransferase subunit GatA: MAETLVFDAEDPYNAFISRRDRVPCGEGRLSGCMIAVKDNISTRAFETTCGSRILKGYTPPYDAHVVTLLEAAGAAIVGKTNMDEFGMGTTTENSAFGPTLNPRDTTRVPGGSSGGSAAAVAAGMVRMALGSDTGGSIRCPAAFCGIVGLKPTYGRVSRFGLVAYANSLEQIGPLAGTVEDVSRMMEVITAHDPWDSTSVCAPYTHRLSGDIRGIRIGVPAEFFGPGVDPRVADAVRKAIDTLASLGAEVTECRMPSMEYALAAYYVTCMSEASSNLARYDGVRYGLPSDYKRAWHDAFQDVRRAGFGKEVRRRIMLGTFALSSGYYGRYYGKAQVARQNVKADFARLFDSVDLIAGPTMPTVAWKLREKSDPLSMYLSDILTVPANLAGVPAISVPCGSVDAMPVGLQLMGRAFEDERVIDAAYAYEQEAGPCR; this comes from the coding sequence ATGGCAGAGACTCTTGTATTCGATGCGGAGGATCCTTACAACGCCTTCATCTCCCGGCGGGATAGGGTGCCCTGCGGCGAGGGGAGACTCTCGGGGTGCATGATCGCGGTGAAGGACAACATCTCCACGCGTGCGTTCGAGACCACCTGCGGCTCGAGAATTCTGAAAGGCTACACGCCTCCCTACGATGCCCACGTGGTCACCCTCCTCGAGGCAGCCGGGGCCGCGATCGTGGGCAAGACGAACATGGACGAGTTCGGCATGGGCACCACCACCGAGAACAGCGCCTTTGGCCCCACGCTGAATCCCCGCGACACCACCCGGGTCCCCGGGGGTTCCTCCGGAGGAAGCGCCGCCGCGGTTGCCGCCGGCATGGTGCGGATGGCGCTCGGCAGCGATACGGGGGGCTCCATCCGCTGCCCTGCCGCATTCTGCGGGATCGTCGGTCTGAAGCCGACGTACGGCAGGGTCTCCCGCTTCGGCCTGGTGGCGTACGCAAACTCCCTGGAGCAGATCGGTCCGCTCGCAGGGACGGTGGAGGACGTCTCGCGCATGATGGAGGTCATCACCGCCCATGATCCCTGGGACTCGACATCCGTCTGCGCCCCCTACACCCATCGCCTGTCCGGCGACATTCGGGGGATCCGCATCGGCGTCCCCGCAGAGTTCTTCGGTCCCGGCGTCGATCCCCGGGTGGCAGATGCCGTCAGGAAAGCGATCGACACCCTGGCGTCTCTGGGGGCGGAGGTGACGGAATGCCGGATGCCCAGCATGGAGTATGCCCTCGCCGCCTACTATGTTACCTGCATGAGCGAAGCATCCTCCAATCTCGCCCGGTACGATGGGGTTCGCTACGGCCTCCCATCCGATTACAAGCGGGCCTGGCATGACGCCTTCCAGGATGTGCGGAGGGCAGGATTTGGGAAGGAGGTGCGAAGGAGGATCATGCTGGGGACGTTTGCACTCTCGTCGGGCTACTACGGCAGGTACTACGGCAAAGCCCAGGTGGCGCGCCAGAACGTAAAGGCTGACTTTGCACGCCTCTTCGACTCGGTGGACCTGATCGCCGGCCCCACCATGCCCACGGTCGCCTGGAAGCTCCGGGAGAAGTCCGATCCGCTCTCCATGTACCTCTCGGACATCCTCACGGTCCCTGCGAATCTGGCGGGCGTTCCCGCAATCTCGGTCCCCTGCGGGAGCGTGGATGCGATGCCGGTCGGTCTGCAGCTGATGGGGAGGGCGTTCGAGGACGAACGGGTGATCGATGCGGCCTATGCGTACGAACAGGAGGCGGGACCATGCAGGTGA
- the gatB gene encoding Asp-tRNA(Asn)/Glu-tRNA(Gln) amidotransferase subunit GatB, producing MQVIIGLEVHCQLNTATKLFCGCSTDYRDDQPNTHVCPICMGLPGALPLLNRRAVEYALRVAKALECEVLEESEFARKNYFYPDLPKGFQITQYDRPLAVRGHLEIEGEDGTEKSIRITRVHMEEDPGRLVHVGAADRPRYSLVDYNRSGVPLIEIVTEPDLRSPKEARRFLNVLRATLEYLGVFDPDREGSLRVDANVSLEGHERVEVKNISSYKGVEKALTYEITRQKNLIRRGQTVERETRHFQEGRGVTASARSKEMEHDYRYFPEPDLLPLHVRGWADGIVLPELPAARRARCMRQYGISANHARTLTGELSVADFYERVAHVDPLLAATWVADTLLGELNYRCIDIGILPPERFAELLMLLKSGTITDRAGVEVLRVMLDQGLQGREIEPPAAIVEQQGLAKAAGSAFADAVRDVIGENPQAVKDYRGGRKEAFNYLVGQVMKKTRGRADPKEIRELLKGTLQQGEVE from the coding sequence ATGCAGGTGATCATCGGGCTCGAGGTGCACTGCCAGCTGAACACGGCAACCAAGCTCTTCTGCGGCTGCTCCACAGACTACCGCGACGATCAGCCCAACACCCACGTCTGCCCGATCTGCATGGGGCTCCCCGGTGCCCTGCCTCTCCTCAACAGAAGGGCGGTCGAGTATGCGCTGCGGGTGGCGAAGGCGCTGGAGTGCGAGGTCCTGGAAGAGTCGGAGTTCGCCCGGAAGAACTACTTCTACCCCGATCTCCCGAAGGGATTCCAGATCACGCAGTACGACAGACCTCTCGCGGTGAGAGGCCACTTGGAGATCGAGGGTGAGGACGGCACCGAGAAGAGCATCCGCATCACCCGCGTCCACATGGAGGAGGACCCGGGGCGCCTGGTCCACGTCGGTGCCGCCGACCGCCCGCGCTACTCGCTCGTGGACTACAACAGAAGCGGCGTCCCCTTGATCGAGATCGTCACCGAACCCGATCTCCGCTCTCCCAAGGAGGCCCGGCGATTCCTGAATGTCCTGCGGGCGACGCTCGAGTACCTGGGCGTGTTCGATCCCGACAGGGAGGGATCCCTGCGGGTGGACGCCAACGTCTCCCTGGAGGGGCACGAGCGTGTGGAGGTAAAAAACATATCCTCGTACAAAGGCGTGGAGAAGGCCCTCACCTACGAGATTACGCGGCAGAAGAACCTGATCCGGAGGGGGCAGACGGTAGAGCGCGAAACTCGCCATTTCCAAGAGGGTCGGGGCGTCACCGCATCCGCCCGGAGCAAAGAGATGGAGCACGACTACCGCTACTTCCCCGAACCGGATCTCCTGCCGCTCCACGTGAGGGGCTGGGCGGATGGGATCGTGCTCCCCGAGCTTCCGGCCGCCCGGAGAGCCCGCTGCATGCGGCAGTACGGCATCTCGGCCAACCATGCCCGCACACTGACGGGCGAACTCTCCGTTGCCGACTTCTACGAGCGGGTCGCCCACGTGGATCCGCTCCTCGCGGCCACCTGGGTGGCGGACACACTCCTCGGAGAACTGAACTACCGCTGCATCGATATCGGCATCCTGCCGCCGGAACGGTTCGCCGAGCTCCTGATGCTCCTGAAGAGCGGGACGATCACGGATCGGGCCGGGGTCGAGGTGCTGCGCGTCATGCTCGATCAGGGGCTCCAGGGACGGGAGATCGAGCCGCCTGCCGCGATCGTGGAGCAGCAGGGGTTGGCGAAAGCCGCCGGCTCCGCGTTCGCGGACGCGGTGAGGGATGTGATCGGCGAGAATCCCCAGGCGGTGAAGGACTACCGGGGCGGCAGGAAGGAGGCATTCAACTACCTGGTAGGGCAGGTCATGAAGAAGACCCGAGGACGGGCGGATCCGAAAGAGATCCGCGAGCTCCTGAAAGGCACACTGCAGCAGGGCGAGGTGGAGTGA
- a CDS encoding YunC family protein, producing the protein MCQILVPLKGKSGAGYVIPLGPANLVFVITDAGMVGCGAFDVMALEKFGYPAARVGPATGPAISSIEDLLEGIVRDANPSAERRGIRGGMTGREALDRL; encoded by the coding sequence ATGTGTCAGATACTTGTTCCCCTGAAGGGAAAGAGCGGGGCGGGCTACGTGATACCCCTCGGCCCGGCCAACCTGGTCTTCGTGATCACCGATGCTGGCATGGTCGGGTGCGGTGCATTCGACGTGATGGCTCTGGAGAAGTTCGGGTATCCGGCGGCACGGGTGGGACCTGCGACCGGTCCCGCGATCTCGTCGATCGAGGATCTGCTGGAGGGGATCGTCCGGGATGCCAACCCCTCGGCGGAGCGGCGCGGGATCCGGGGCGGCATGACGGGAAGGGAGGCGCTCGATCGCCTCTGA
- a CDS encoding threonine--tRNA ligase, whose protein sequence is MRLLLIHSDYIEYEAQKETPVAESGAVLKDALEEALVVFCAVEESDTQDLDDVIRQAADEIAASAQRVNAKSIMLYPYAHLSSELAPAETAVATLRALEERLRSLDGITVKRAPFGWYKAFRLSCKGHPLSELSRTILPGGETRLQEKSKVLHEFFVLTPDGKLHDPGKYVDDTPFGSLLKKELGLPVSPGGEPIHVDLMRSKELVDYEQVSDVGHLRWMPRGKLMRDLLADYVLTILLPYGAMPVETPVMYDLGEKAICEHAAKFGERQYRFKSGTRDMMLRFAACFGMFSIMHGMYISPNSLPLKMYELSTYSFRHEQRGEVIGLKRLRAFTMPDMHTLCRDMDQALQSFEEQLHIGYRTGRDLEIPYVSAFRCTRDFFEQHGDWIRKVARDIGEPILLEILSERVHYWVAKIDLAAIDAQGRPIENPTVQIDVESSHRFDIKYYQDGTEIHPPILHCSPTGSIERVICALLENTSARKVPMVPTWLSPTQVRLIPIADRHKPVVEEYAQELNRACIRTDMDDREESVNRKVRMAGMDWVPYVAVIGDREAERGTLTVTVRRLSDPQKPYKTEMSVQDLIATVKKETEGMPYRPLYTPVRLSQKPRFI, encoded by the coding sequence ATGCGGCTTCTTCTGATACATTCCGATTATATCGAATACGAGGCCCAGAAAGAGACACCGGTGGCTGAATCCGGTGCCGTACTGAAGGATGCGCTAGAAGAGGCGCTTGTTGTCTTCTGCGCCGTGGAGGAGTCGGATACCCAGGATCTGGACGATGTCATCCGCCAGGCGGCAGACGAGATCGCCGCCTCGGCACAGCGGGTGAACGCGAAGAGCATCATGCTGTATCCCTACGCGCATCTGAGCAGCGAACTCGCCCCTGCGGAGACTGCCGTGGCGACCCTTCGTGCCCTGGAGGAGCGGCTCCGATCCCTGGACGGCATTACGGTGAAGCGAGCGCCGTTCGGGTGGTACAAGGCGTTCCGGCTCTCCTGCAAGGGTCATCCCCTCTCGGAGCTCTCGAGAACCATTCTCCCCGGGGGCGAGACCCGCCTGCAGGAGAAGTCGAAGGTCCTGCACGAGTTCTTCGTCCTCACCCCAGATGGGAAGCTGCACGACCCGGGGAAGTACGTCGATGACACCCCCTTCGGCAGTCTGCTGAAGAAGGAGCTGGGTCTGCCCGTCTCCCCCGGCGGGGAGCCCATCCACGTGGATCTGATGCGGAGCAAGGAGCTCGTGGACTACGAGCAGGTGAGCGACGTGGGTCACCTCCGCTGGATGCCGAGGGGAAAGCTGATGCGGGATCTGCTCGCCGACTATGTGCTCACCATCCTTCTCCCCTACGGTGCGATGCCGGTGGAGACGCCGGTGATGTACGACCTGGGGGAGAAGGCAATCTGCGAGCATGCGGCGAAGTTCGGCGAACGGCAGTACCGCTTCAAGAGCGGAACGCGGGACATGATGCTGCGGTTTGCCGCCTGCTTCGGGATGTTCTCCATCATGCACGGGATGTACATTTCCCCGAATTCGCTGCCCCTGAAGATGTACGAGCTCTCCACCTACTCCTTCCGCCATGAGCAGCGGGGCGAGGTGATCGGGTTGAAGCGGCTGCGGGCGTTCACGATGCCCGACATGCATACCCTCTGCCGTGACATGGATCAGGCGCTCCAGAGTTTCGAGGAGCAGCTCCACATCGGATACCGGACCGGAAGGGATCTCGAGATCCCCTACGTGAGCGCGTTCCGATGCACGCGGGACTTCTTCGAGCAGCACGGCGACTGGATCCGGAAGGTCGCCCGCGATATCGGCGAACCCATCCTCCTTGAGATCCTGTCCGAGCGGGTGCACTACTGGGTGGCGAAGATCGATCTCGCCGCGATCGACGCCCAGGGGCGCCCCATCGAGAACCCGACGGTCCAGATCGATGTGGAGAGCTCGCACCGCTTCGATATCAAATATTATCAGGACGGTACCGAGATCCATCCCCCCATCCTGCACTGCTCCCCCACCGGCAGCATCGAGCGGGTGATCTGCGCACTCCTGGAGAACACTTCTGCCCGGAAGGTTCCGATGGTCCCAACCTGGCTGTCCCCCACCCAGGTGCGGCTGATACCGATCGCCGACCGGCACAAGCCGGTCGTGGAGGAGTACGCGCAGGAACTGAACAGGGCGTGCATACGCACCGACATGGACGACCGTGAGGAGAGCGTGAACCGCAAGGTGCGTATGGCCGGCATGGACTGGGTCCCCTACGTGGCAGTGATCGGCGATCGCGAGGCGGAACGCGGAACCCTGACCGTCACCGTGCGGAGGCTCTCGGACCCCCAGAAGCCCTACAAGACGGAGATGAGCGTTCAGGACCTCATCGCCACGGTCAAAAAAGAGACAGAGGGCATGCCATACCGCCCCCTCTACACGCCCGTGAGACTCTCACAGAAGCCGCGGTTCATCTAA
- a CDS encoding DNA topoisomerase I — MHLIITEKNISAQRIAHILANGRPVATRKEGGVFTYAFDRTVVVGLKGHVVEVDFIPEYADWRSERYTPRSLIHAPTIKVPTETRIVSLIQKLSRRSDRVTIATDFDTEGELIGKEAFELIRAANPDVRIDRARFSAITPTEIKRAFEQTTDLDFDLAAAGEARQVIDLVWGASLTRFISIAARRGGKNILSVGRVQSPTLAMIVDREREIEKFVPQKYWTLRLETEKAGQPFEARHRVNRFADREAAVRARDATVEPLTVTEVVEGEKTDRPPAPFDTTAFIVAAGRIGFSANRAMSIAEDLYMNGFISYPRTDNTVYPPSLDLRGILKTLQGSDFRAEAEWVSAHLRPAPTRGKKSSTDHPPIHPTGAANRQQLSEERWRIYELVVRRFLATLSPDARWCTVKCSLKAGGEPYIATGARLLEEGWRRIYPYSRAEEHILPALAGGERLPIRNVIFEEKETLPPSRYSQSRLIQQMEELGLGTKSTRHEVIGKLLSRRYVEGNPLKPTPVGRAVTETLENHADTITKPDMTRTLEQHMQQIRERGRHRNDVVEESRRMLDQVFDELESHGGEIGDEIMEKTDQERILGRCPVCGGDLRICTPRGPSQFIGCSRYPDCGFNINLPGSQWGKAIRCDAICPEHALHHIRLVRKGARPWEFGCPLCSHISSSREALFMMPHMTQTLLEKLHRRHIYTASEIAGSLPEGLSDILEIGLVEAATLITEAKEVLVLLRRRSELRSFVRKHIRPRRGRSLSDLMNRLYIRNICDIRALSATSAAILQEAGMSESEAGALLNDARALCRERILRDSGIPMVSLKKYQKAGIVDPEEFCTLHPVYISSRTGIRLDTVYKHVEKVCSFLGRRSPEKIGQAAVERGRKDLLRIPGIGEKTLESLYRAGIVDPDGLARADPEQVSIQSGIPINALNEYILALKRSSRTEPAGPAGQAATR; from the coding sequence GTGCACCTGATCATTACCGAGAAGAACATTTCAGCGCAGCGCATTGCCCATATCCTGGCAAATGGACGCCCCGTCGCCACGCGGAAAGAAGGGGGCGTATTCACCTACGCCTTCGACAGAACCGTGGTCGTCGGGCTGAAGGGTCACGTGGTGGAGGTAGATTTCATCCCCGAGTATGCGGACTGGAGGAGCGAACGCTACACACCGAGGAGCCTCATCCATGCCCCGACGATCAAGGTGCCGACCGAGACGAGAATCGTGAGCCTCATCCAGAAGCTCTCCCGGCGCTCGGATCGCGTGACCATCGCGACTGACTTCGACACGGAAGGCGAGCTGATCGGGAAGGAGGCCTTTGAACTGATCCGCGCGGCGAACCCCGATGTGCGGATCGACAGAGCCCGGTTCAGCGCCATCACCCCGACGGAGATAAAACGGGCCTTCGAACAGACGACCGATCTTGATTTCGACCTCGCCGCCGCCGGCGAAGCCCGGCAGGTGATCGATCTGGTATGGGGGGCATCCCTCACGCGGTTCATCAGCATTGCCGCACGGCGGGGCGGGAAGAACATCCTCTCCGTGGGGCGGGTGCAGAGCCCCACGCTGGCGATGATCGTGGACCGCGAGAGGGAGATCGAAAAGTTCGTTCCGCAGAAGTACTGGACGCTCCGCCTGGAGACGGAGAAGGCGGGCCAGCCGTTCGAGGCGCGGCACCGTGTGAACCGGTTCGCTGACAGGGAGGCTGCCGTGCGCGCGCGCGATGCCACCGTCGAGCCTCTCACGGTCACGGAGGTCGTCGAAGGCGAGAAGACGGACCGCCCCCCGGCCCCCTTCGATACGACCGCCTTTATCGTCGCGGCCGGTCGGATCGGATTCTCCGCAAACCGCGCCATGTCGATTGCCGAGGATCTCTACATGAACGGGTTCATCTCGTACCCCCGTACGGACAACACTGTATATCCTCCGTCCCTCGACCTTCGAGGTATCCTGAAGACACTTCAGGGCTCGGACTTTCGTGCGGAGGCGGAGTGGGTCTCCGCCCACCTCCGCCCTGCACCCACCCGCGGCAAGAAGTCGTCGACCGACCATCCCCCCATTCATCCCACGGGCGCCGCGAACCGTCAGCAGCTCTCCGAAGAGAGATGGCGCATCTACGAACTGGTGGTGCGCCGCTTCCTGGCGACACTCTCCCCGGATGCCCGCTGGTGCACCGTGAAGTGCTCCTTGAAGGCGGGAGGAGAGCCCTACATCGCCACCGGTGCACGGCTGCTCGAGGAGGGGTGGCGCAGGATCTATCCCTACAGCAGGGCGGAGGAGCACATACTCCCTGCGCTCGCCGGGGGCGAGCGGCTTCCCATCCGCAACGTCATCTTCGAGGAGAAGGAGACCCTTCCCCCTTCCCGATACTCGCAGAGCCGCCTGATCCAGCAGATGGAGGAACTCGGACTCGGCACCAAGAGCACCCGCCACGAGGTGATCGGTAAGCTCCTCTCACGGCGCTACGTCGAGGGGAATCCCCTCAAACCGACGCCTGTGGGACGGGCAGTGACCGAGACCCTTGAGAACCATGCGGACACCATCACGAAACCGGATATGACCCGCACCCTGGAGCAGCACATGCAGCAGATCCGTGAGCGCGGCCGCCATCGGAACGACGTGGTCGAGGAGTCGCGCCGCATGCTCGACCAGGTGTTCGACGAGCTCGAGTCGCACGGAGGAGAGATCGGCGACGAGATCATGGAGAAGACCGACCAGGAGCGGATTCTCGGCAGGTGCCCGGTCTGCGGCGGCGATCTGCGGATCTGCACACCGCGCGGCCCCAGCCAGTTCATCGGCTGCAGCCGGTACCCCGACTGCGGCTTCAACATCAACCTCCCGGGCTCCCAGTGGGGCAAGGCGATCCGATGCGACGCGATCTGCCCGGAGCACGCCCTCCATCATATCCGTCTCGTCCGGAAGGGCGCACGCCCCTGGGAGTTCGGATGCCCCCTCTGCTCCCACATCAGCTCCAGCCGCGAGGCGCTGTTCATGATGCCCCACATGACACAGACCCTGCTGGAGAAACTGCATCGCCGCCATATCTACACCGCATCCGAGATCGCGGGGAGCCTTCCGGAAGGCCTCTCCGATATCCTCGAGATCGGACTCGTGGAGGCCGCCACGCTCATCACCGAGGCGAAAGAAGTGCTCGTCCTCCTGCGCCGCCGCTCCGAACTCCGCAGTTTCGTGCGAAAGCACATCCGACCGCGCCGCGGTCGGAGCCTCTCGGATCTGATGAACCGGCTCTATATCAGAAACATCTGCGATATCCGCGCCCTCTCGGCCACAAGTGCGGCAATCCTGCAGGAGGCCGGGATGAGCGAGAGCGAAGCAGGTGCCCTGCTCAACGATGCCCGTGCGCTCTGCCGGGAGCGCATCCTGCGGGACAGCGGCATCCCCATGGTCAGCCTGAAGAAGTACCAGAAGGCAGGGATCGTCGATCCCGAAGAGTTCTGCACCCTGCATCCCGTCTACATAAGCAGCCGGACCGGCATCCGCCTGGATACGGTATACAAGCACGTGGAGAAGGTGTGCAGCTTCCTGGGCAGGAGGAGTCCCGAGAAGATCGGCCAGGCGGCGGTGGAGCGGGGGCGAAAGGACCTCCTGCGCATCCCCGGCATCGGGGAGAAGACTCTGGAATCCCTGTACCGGGCGGGAATCGTGGATCCCGACGGCCTCGCCCGCGCCGATCCGGAGCAGGTCTCGATCCAAAGCGGCATTCCTATTAACGCACTCAATGAGTACATCTTAGCGCTGAAGAGATCGAGTCGCACCGAACCGGCCGGTCCGGCCGGGCAGGCGGCTACACGGTGA
- a CDS encoding phosphoglycerol geranylgeranyltransferase, translating to MLPRWKNWVHVTKLDPEKTLPPQKLEAVITSGTDALMLSGTLNVTRENLANLLEQVKAYQIPLVVEPADPQGARFDGVDLLFVPSVLNSTDTQWVVGKHRDWVMNHAVDWSRVIPEAYIVLNPNSAVGRVTASTCSLSPREAAAFALIAERYFRFPIVYVEYSGMYGDPAMVKAISDCLGGDAVLYYGGGIDSAERAAEMAKYADTIVIGNAVYTHGAEILKATVRAVQ from the coding sequence ATGCTCCCGAGATGGAAGAACTGGGTCCACGTGACCAAGCTGGATCCCGAAAAGACGCTGCCCCCGCAGAAGCTCGAGGCGGTGATCACCAGCGGCACCGATGCACTGATGCTCTCCGGCACCCTGAACGTCACGCGGGAGAATCTGGCGAACCTCCTCGAACAGGTGAAGGCCTACCAGATACCGCTGGTCGTCGAGCCGGCGGATCCCCAGGGGGCGCGATTCGACGGCGTCGACCTGCTCTTCGTGCCCAGTGTCCTGAACAGCACGGATACGCAGTGGGTGGTCGGGAAGCACCGGGACTGGGTGATGAACCACGCCGTGGACTGGAGCAGGGTGATTCCGGAGGCGTACATCGTTCTCAACCCGAACTCGGCGGTGGGAAGAGTGACCGCATCCACCTGCAGCCTCTCTCCCCGCGAAGCGGCCGCATTCGCGCTCATCGCCGAACGCTACTTCCGGTTTCCCATCGTTTACGTGGAATACAGCGGCATGTACGGGGATCCCGCCATGGTGAAGGCGATCTCCGACTGCCTGGGGGGCGACGCGGTTCTCTACTATGGAGGCGGGATCGACTCCGCCGAGCGGGCTGCCGAGATGGCGAAGTACGCGGACACCATCGTGATCGGCAACGCGGTCTACACGCACGGTGCCGAGATCCTGAAGGCGACGGTCAGGGCCGTCCAGTAG